One Thalassospira marina DNA window includes the following coding sequences:
- a CDS encoding LysR family transcriptional regulator encodes MNKGGLLELHGVVAVAAHRNFRAAAAELGLSPSALSHAISSLEQRLGVRLFNRTTRSVSLTEAGSEFVERISPALGDISDAMEIANKFRQKPRGTLRLNTSEGSARLFLMPVVARYITQYPDMHVDIVTDGKLVDIVAGGFDAGIRLLETVPQDMIAIPCGPPEQFVIVASPGYLQNCGKPVPQNPADLAAHACLRLRLPSGKIYRWEFEKRDQQIEIDVSGPITLDSSNMIVEAAIAGCGIAYVTRHQASPHLKTGELVQLMPDWTPPFPGLHLYYPGHRHVPAGLRAFIDVLKASITTKPDSPAPYTGIASR; translated from the coding sequence ATGAACAAAGGTGGCCTACTGGAACTGCACGGGGTTGTTGCCGTTGCCGCGCACCGCAATTTTCGCGCGGCGGCGGCCGAACTTGGCCTGTCGCCATCAGCACTTAGCCACGCGATTTCCAGCCTGGAACAACGCCTTGGCGTGCGCCTGTTTAACCGCACCACGCGCAGTGTTTCCCTTACCGAAGCAGGCAGCGAATTTGTCGAACGTATCAGCCCTGCACTGGGCGATATTTCCGATGCGATGGAAATTGCCAATAAATTTCGCCAAAAACCACGCGGCACCTTACGCCTGAATACATCCGAAGGCTCCGCCCGCCTGTTTTTAATGCCGGTGGTTGCGCGCTACATTACCCAATATCCCGATATGCATGTTGATATCGTTACCGACGGCAAACTGGTTGATATTGTTGCCGGTGGTTTTGATGCCGGTATTCGCCTGCTTGAAACCGTCCCGCAGGATATGATTGCCATTCCCTGTGGCCCACCCGAACAGTTCGTGATTGTGGCTTCACCCGGCTATTTGCAAAATTGCGGCAAACCGGTCCCGCAAAACCCGGCGGATCTTGCTGCCCATGCCTGCCTGCGGCTGCGCCTGCCCAGCGGTAAAATCTATCGCTGGGAATTTGAAAAACGCGATCAGCAAATTGAAATCGATGTTTCCGGCCCCATCACGCTTGATAGTTCAAACATGATCGTCGAGGCGGCCATTGCGGGTTGCGGCATTGCCTATGTCACCCGCCATCAGGCCAGCCCGCATCTTAAAACCGGCGAACTGGTTCAACTTATGCCGGACTGGACACCACCCTTTCCCGGCCTGCACCTGTATTATCCCGGCCATCGCCACGTTCCGGCAGGTTTACGGGCCTTTATTGATGTTTTAAAAGCCAGCATCACCACCAAACCCGACAGCCCAGCACCTTATACCGGCATTGCGTCACGGTAA
- a CDS encoding IclR family transcriptional regulator → MTSQLNGSVLKAFRILELFAAGRSEMTAGEVARELKINLITAHRFLHTLEQAGALRMTARGVFRLGYIFADLGERVSREGGPAPALQPVLDDLARKTHEACMATRFDHDKAVCIAKALPERALYVDIRIGSQLDAYCTAHGKLWLAFMEDEKRQAYLDAARLSSLTATTITGKSALMQELARIREDGFALNDGERESDIFALAVPVFNRNGTMVSALSTFGSNNAIVTQRRSGLLDQLRNAANDAQTALYGTGANAV, encoded by the coding sequence ATGACTTCCCAATTGAATGGTTCGGTCCTTAAGGCCTTTCGTATTCTGGAGCTTTTTGCCGCCGGGCGCAGCGAAATGACGGCAGGAGAAGTCGCCAGGGAACTGAAAATCAACCTGATCACCGCGCACCGGTTTCTACACACCCTTGAACAGGCAGGTGCGTTGCGCATGACGGCTCGGGGTGTTTTCAGACTGGGTTATATCTTTGCCGATCTGGGAGAACGCGTTAGCCGCGAAGGCGGGCCTGCCCCGGCATTACAGCCCGTTCTGGATGACCTTGCACGCAAAACGCACGAAGCCTGCATGGCAACCCGATTTGACCATGACAAGGCCGTTTGCATAGCCAAGGCCCTGCCGGAACGCGCCCTTTATGTTGATATCCGCATTGGCAGCCAGCTTGATGCCTATTGCACCGCGCATGGCAAATTATGGCTGGCCTTTATGGAGGATGAAAAGCGCCAGGCCTATCTGGATGCCGCACGCCTTTCATCGCTGACCGCCACGACAATTACCGGTAAATCGGCCTTGATGCAGGAACTGGCGCGCATCCGCGAGGATGGCTTTGCCCTGAATGACGGCGAACGCGAAAGCGACATTTTCGCCCTCGCCGTGCCGGTCTTTAACCGCAACGGCACCATGGTCAGCGCCCTTTCAACATTTGGCAGCAACAATGCCATCGTTACACAGCGCCGGTCCGGCCTGCTGGACCAATTACGCAATGCCGCCAATGACGCGCAAACCGCCCTTTATGGCACTGGCGCCAACGCCGTTTAA
- a CDS encoding glucan biosynthesis protein has translation MTKRNFAGEGRLMGVNMGRRKFMGYVSAAVVAGLIPGGVPRAFAAGDKSLPRGEKKPFSFEGVIGWAREQAKQPYQPPVVSDALKNVLSRVDYDAYQQIRFDTEKSLWWNQDGVPPIAPFHQNRGTQEKVRIYTVEDGQAQEVEYDPSAFTYKGDIQAGDIPGDAGWGGFRALYDKDHSRDWLAFMGASYFRSAGPLDQYGLSARAVAVNTALEDGSEEFPRFTEFWLEPTHDGGLHIYALLDGPSLTGAVQIVCQKPNDKDIVMDVTVRFFTRQAIRRLGIAPLTSMFWFSEINRDEAVDWRPEIHDNDGLAIWTGAGERLWRPLDNPKHTRTSSFVDQSPKGFGLMQRDRSFANYEDDGVFYDRRPSLWIEPKGDWNKGMVQLLEIPTDDEIHDNIVAYWTTDEEVPAGEERAYQYRMHWMADGLFGAVNVGHAIASRTGRAGVPGQKRPDKGLKYAIDFAGGELANFKTEDKKISPDVSASNAAIQNAYCLRVVGQDYWRLVFDVFPDGNGPVNLRAALKEGDRLLTESWVFEHREHQF, from the coding sequence ATGACGAAACGGAATTTTGCAGGTGAAGGTCGCTTGATGGGCGTGAATATGGGACGGCGCAAATTTATGGGTTATGTCAGTGCGGCGGTGGTTGCCGGTTTGATCCCCGGTGGGGTGCCGCGCGCCTTTGCTGCCGGGGACAAAAGCCTGCCGCGCGGTGAAAAAAAGCCGTTTTCATTTGAAGGCGTTATTGGCTGGGCACGCGAACAGGCCAAACAGCCCTATCAGCCGCCTGTTGTTTCCGATGCCCTGAAAAATGTGCTGTCGCGCGTTGATTATGATGCCTATCAGCAGATCCGTTTTGATACGGAAAAGTCCCTATGGTGGAACCAGGATGGTGTGCCGCCCATAGCACCTTTCCACCAGAACCGGGGCACACAGGAAAAGGTGCGCATTTATACCGTCGAAGACGGGCAGGCGCAGGAAGTGGAATATGACCCATCCGCCTTTACCTATAAGGGAGATATCCAGGCAGGGGATATTCCGGGCGATGCCGGTTGGGGCGGTTTTCGCGCCCTTTATGACAAGGATCATTCGCGCGACTGGCTGGCTTTTATGGGGGCGTCCTATTTCCGGTCGGCCGGGCCGCTGGACCAGTATGGCCTTTCGGCGCGCGCGGTAGCGGTTAATACCGCCCTTGAAGATGGCAGCGAGGAATTTCCCCGCTTTACCGAATTCTGGCTGGAACCCACTCATGATGGCGGGTTGCATATTTATGCCCTGCTTGATGGCCCCAGCCTGACGGGCGCGGTGCAGATTGTTTGCCAGAAGCCCAATGACAAAGACATTGTTATGGATGTTACGGTGCGGTTCTTTACCCGCCAGGCCATTCGCCGGTTGGGAATTGCACCGTTGACCAGCATGTTCTGGTTTTCGGAAATCAACCGGGATGAAGCCGTGGATTGGCGCCCGGAAATTCATGATAATGACGGGCTTGCCATTTGGACCGGCGCGGGTGAACGGTTATGGCGGCCCCTTGATAACCCCAAACATACGCGCACCAGCAGCTTTGTTGATCAGTCGCCAAAGGGATTTGGCCTGATGCAGCGCGATCGCAGCTTTGCCAATTACGAGGATGACGGCGTGTTTTATGACCGTCGCCCTTCCTTGTGGATCGAACCCAAAGGCGACTGGAACAAGGGGATGGTGCAGCTTTTGGAAATTCCGACGGACGACGAAATCCACGATAATATCGTGGCCTATTGGACGACGGATGAGGAAGTCCCTGCCGGGGAAGAACGCGCCTATCAATACCGCATGCACTGGATGGCCGACGGCCTGTTTGGGGCGGTCAATGTTGGTCATGCCATTGCCAGCCGTACCGGCCGTGCCGGTGTGCCCGGGCAGAAACGCCCGGACAAGGGCCTTAAATATGCGATCGATTTTGCCGGTGGCGAGCTTGCCAATTTCAAAACCGAGGACAAAAAGATCAGCCCGGATGTATCGGCCAGCAATGCCGCCATCCAGAATGCCTATTGCCTGCGGGTTGTTGGCCAGGATTACTGGCGACTGGTTTTTGATGTTTTCCCCGATGGCAATGGCCCGGTTAATTTGCGTGCGGCCCTGAAAGAAGGCGACCGCCTGTTAACCGAAAGCTGGGTGTTCGAGCATCGTGAACACCAGTTTTAA
- a CDS encoding thiamine pyrophosphate-requiring protein, with the protein MSDQKAGAGLTAGGAVLARIKAVGVDYIFANSGTDFPPIIEGLAEAAAKDIPLPEALIMPHENAAMGMAYGYYLATGRAQAVMAHTNVGLANCAIGAINAATEHVPMLLFSGRTPVMEQGRLGARTVPIGWGQEMRDQTALVREAVKWDYELKFPEQVPEMVDRAYAIACSVPKGPVYMSLPREVLCETCDDTGIDAPSRVQPVRIAPPRDQLEQAADMLAQAKRPLIIAQRGAGSAEGFSTLSQMANQWGIPVVQYWAIQLAMATNDPMFGGMDPAVYMKDADLVLVLDCLAPWWPDIHALPADCKVIQIGQNPLYSRFPARHFPADISLAGETADVILALADAMAPRFTDHRDACEERRKRVVAQNRPIRKAAQKLADDGAKTPMTKAFVAKCLSSVIAGKGATVFSELGCPLEPMELDHYQAWYQEPHSGGLGWSFPAAMGFALADRKKLVIATMGDGSYMFANPTACHQIAEAMALPVLILVLNNNEWGAVRQSVTGMYPDGYAAKANRMPLTSLTPSPDFTCVAQASRAWVAKVEAPGDLAATLTRAIAHITQTGTHALVEITIAP; encoded by the coding sequence ATGTCGGATCAGAAGGCAGGCGCAGGTTTAACGGCGGGCGGGGCTGTGTTGGCGCGGATAAAAGCGGTGGGGGTGGATTACATTTTTGCCAATTCCGGCACCGATTTCCCGCCGATCATTGAGGGGCTGGCCGAAGCCGCGGCAAAGGATATTCCCCTGCCTGAAGCCCTGATCATGCCGCACGAAAATGCGGCCATGGGCATGGCATACGGGTATTATCTGGCAACGGGCCGGGCGCAGGCGGTGATGGCGCATACCAATGTCGGGCTGGCCAATTGTGCGATTGGTGCGATTAATGCCGCGACCGAACATGTGCCGATGCTGCTATTTTCCGGTCGGACTCCGGTCATGGAGCAGGGCAGGCTGGGTGCGCGCACCGTTCCCATTGGCTGGGGCCAGGAAATGCGCGATCAAACCGCGCTGGTGCGTGAAGCGGTGAAATGGGATTACGAACTGAAATTTCCCGAACAGGTGCCCGAAATGGTCGATCGTGCCTATGCCATTGCCTGTTCGGTGCCCAAAGGCCCGGTTTATATGAGCCTGCCGCGCGAAGTGCTGTGTGAAACCTGTGATGATACGGGCATTGATGCGCCATCACGGGTGCAGCCCGTGCGCATTGCCCCGCCACGCGACCAGCTGGAACAGGCCGCCGACATGCTGGCACAGGCAAAACGCCCGCTGATTATTGCCCAGCGCGGGGCAGGCAGTGCGGAAGGCTTTAGCACCCTGTCGCAAATGGCAAATCAGTGGGGCATTCCTGTGGTGCAATATTGGGCCATTCAGCTAGCCATGGCGACGAATGACCCGATGTTTGGCGGTATGGACCCCGCCGTTTACATGAAGGATGCCGACCTTGTGCTGGTGCTGGATTGTCTGGCCCCCTGGTGGCCCGATATCCATGCGCTGCCCGCCGATTGCAAGGTGATCCAGATAGGGCAGAACCCGCTTTATTCACGGTTTCCTGCACGGCATTTTCCCGCCGATATCTCGCTGGCGGGCGAAACGGCCGATGTTATTTTGGCATTGGCTGATGCGATGGCGCCCCGGTTTACCGACCATCGTGATGCCTGCGAAGAACGGCGCAAAAGGGTGGTGGCGCAAAACAGACCCATCCGCAAGGCCGCCCAAAAACTGGCCGATGATGGGGCGAAAACACCAATGACCAAGGCCTTTGTGGCAAAGTGTCTGTCGTCGGTGATTGCGGGCAAGGGCGCAACGGTATTTTCCGAACTGGGCTGCCCGCTGGAACCCATGGAACTGGATCATTACCAGGCATGGTATCAGGAACCGCATTCAGGCGGTTTGGGGTGGTCATTCCCTGCGGCGATGGGCTTTGCGCTGGCGGACCGCAAAAAGCTGGTGATCGCCACCATGGGGGATGGGTCCTATATGTTTGCCAATCCCACGGCCTGCCACCAGATTGCCGAGGCCATGGCGCTGCCAGTGTTGATTTTGGTGTTGAACAACAATGAATGGGGGGCCGTGCGCCAATCGGTCACGGGGATGTATCCCGATGGCTATGCGGCAAAGGCCAATCGCATGCCGTTGACATCGTTAACGCCCAGCCCGGATTTCACCTGTGTTGCGCAAGCCAGCCGGGCCTGGGTAGCAAAGGTTGAGGCACCCGGTGATCTGGCCGCAACATTAACCCGCGCCATTGCCCATATCACGCAAACCGGCACCCATGCCCTGGTGGAAATTACAATTGCCCCGTAA
- a CDS encoding SDR family oxidoreductase translates to MSQKTILITGTSSGIGRASVKRFAALGWNVVATMRNPEKESELGNLANVLVTRLDVQDKASIDAAIEAGIAKFGQLDVLVNNAGFGQYGLFEGLSTDQIETQFQVNLFGVMDVMRAALPNFRARKSGLVINVSSGAGVFGLPMISAYCASKFALEGFSEAVSYELASQGIGVKLVIPHGGVAETSFHDRSAQEFAQGAGLDDYHDFQQQMTALFGKMGGGRLMDADYVAGFIAQAATDGSSQLRYYVGDDARGFVDARLHKGEAAYMAHMRSFFVPQS, encoded by the coding sequence ATGAGCCAGAAAACCATTCTGATTACCGGAACGTCGTCGGGCATTGGCCGGGCCAGTGTGAAACGTTTTGCCGCACTGGGCTGGAATGTGGTTGCCACCATGCGCAACCCCGAAAAGGAAAGCGAACTGGGCAACCTTGCCAATGTGCTGGTAACAAGGCTGGATGTGCAGGATAAGGCCAGTATTGACGCCGCCATTGAGGCCGGTATCGCCAAATTCGGCCAGCTTGACGTGCTGGTGAATAATGCAGGTTTTGGCCAATATGGCCTGTTTGAAGGATTAAGCACGGACCAGATCGAAACACAGTTTCAGGTAAATCTGTTTGGTGTGATGGATGTGATGCGCGCAGCGTTGCCGAATTTTCGTGCGCGTAAAAGCGGCTTGGTGATCAATGTCAGTTCGGGGGCGGGTGTTTTTGGCCTGCCGATGATTTCGGCCTATTGCGCCAGCAAATTTGCCCTGGAAGGATTTAGCGAAGCCGTTTCCTATGAGCTGGCATCGCAGGGCATTGGCGTGAAACTGGTTATTCCCCATGGTGGGGTTGCGGAAACATCGTTCCATGACCGGTCCGCCCAGGAATTTGCGCAAGGTGCAGGCTTGGATGATTATCACGATTTTCAGCAGCAAATGACCGCCCTGTTTGGCAAAATGGGCGGTGGCCGTCTGATGGATGCGGATTATGTTGCTGGTTTTATCGCGCAGGCCGCAACAGATGGTTCCAGCCAGCTGCGATATTACGTTGGCGATGATGCGCGCGGTTTTGTTGATGCCCGCCTTCATAAGGGCGAAGCGGCCTATATGGCGCATATGCGCAGCTTCTTTGTGCCGCAAAGCTAA
- a CDS encoding alpha-amylase family glycosyl hydrolase, with protein MDRVVGTSGRIAFASAMRNLLADVYPQHDPALLVRRVFEELDLPLEGDGPEPAEETLRKWDQRDAFLITYGDSISRNGYQGLKSLRDFHQKWLKDWLPGIHILPFHPFTSDDGFSVSDFTTLRPELGTWDDVEDLSKHAKVMADLVANHISASHEWFAQFLAGQEPGVGYIKTANDGDDISQVVRPRSHPLLNKVETALGPKNVWCTFSYDQVDLDYGNPDVFFEILKIVLDYVSHGVTVIRLDAIGFIWKEAGTPSINADQTHKIIKALRLAANAVAPDLVFITETNLPMVENLSYFGQQDEGHLIYNFSLPPVILHALLSGRSDYIRKCIMAMPPAPAGCTFFNFTASHDGIGLRPAENIVPDDDILQMTEHARKMGGEVSYRSVAGGGQRPYELNVTLFSMLAESFAGERMFGLERFVMSQAIAMSLEGIPAIYVQSIFASENDQNGYQQTGIPRRLNRKIWQLDEAEAVLETPGLPQQAFGQLRALMSIRQGQPAFHPNATQYTLNLGSELLGVWRQSHLNDQSIFCVFNLTGEAQDLDLSRINLIMNEGWQDLISGKVIPDYDGIMTLAPYQIVWISNLDGRHRTESRLLQRYRDAMPV; from the coding sequence ATGGACCGGGTTGTTGGCACGTCTGGACGGATCGCTTTTGCAAGTGCAATGCGAAATTTGCTGGCCGATGTGTATCCACAGCATGATCCGGCATTGCTGGTGCGCCGTGTGTTCGAGGAACTGGACCTGCCACTTGAAGGCGACGGCCCCGAACCAGCCGAGGAAACCTTGCGCAAATGGGACCAGCGCGATGCCTTTTTGATCACCTATGGCGACAGCATTTCGCGCAATGGCTATCAGGGTTTGAAATCCCTGCGCGATTTTCACCAGAAATGGCTGAAGGACTGGCTGCCGGGCATTCATATTTTGCCGTTTCACCCGTTTACGTCCGATGATGGTTTTTCCGTTTCCGATTTCACCACGCTGCGCCCGGAACTGGGCACCTGGGACGATGTCGAAGACCTTTCCAAACATGCCAAGGTGATGGCCGATCTGGTGGCAAACCATATTTCGGCATCGCATGAATGGTTTGCGCAGTTTTTGGCCGGGCAGGAACCCGGTGTTGGCTATATTAAAACCGCCAATGACGGCGACGATATTTCGCAGGTGGTGCGGCCGCGCAGCCATCCGTTGTTAAATAAGGTTGAAACGGCCCTTGGCCCCAAAAATGTCTGGTGCACATTCAGTTATGACCAGGTCGATCTGGATTATGGCAACCCGGATGTGTTTTTCGAAATTCTGAAAATCGTGCTGGATTATGTCAGCCACGGCGTCACCGTTATTCGCCTTGATGCGATTGGCTTTATCTGGAAAGAGGCCGGAACCCCGTCGATCAATGCTGATCAGACACACAAGATTATCAAGGCGTTGCGCCTAGCGGCCAATGCGGTGGCGCCTGATCTGGTATTTATCACCGAAACCAACCTGCCGATGGTTGAAAACCTGTCCTATTTCGGCCAGCAGGATGAAGGCCACCTGATTTATAATTTCTCGCTGCCACCGGTGATTTTGCATGCGTTGCTAAGCGGTCGGTCGGATTATATCCGCAAATGCATTATGGCGATGCCGCCAGCCCCGGCCGGGTGCACCTTTTTCAACTTTACCGCCAGCCATGACGGCATTGGGTTGCGCCCGGCCGAAAATATTGTGCCTGATGATGATATCCTGCAAATGACCGAACATGCCCGCAAAATGGGTGGCGAAGTCAGCTATCGTTCGGTGGCAGGCGGTGGCCAGCGCCCTTACGAGCTGAATGTGACGCTGTTTAGCATGCTGGCCGAAAGTTTTGCCGGTGAACGCATGTTCGGGCTGGAACGTTTTGTCATGTCGCAGGCCATTGCCATGTCGCTCGAAGGGATTCCGGCGATTTATGTGCAGTCCATTTTTGCCTCGGAAAATGACCAGAACGGTTATCAGCAAACCGGCATTCCGCGCCGCCTGAACCGCAAAATCTGGCAATTGGACGAGGCCGAGGCCGTGCTTGAAACGCCCGGCCTACCGCAGCAGGCATTCGGGCAGTTGCGCGCGCTGATGTCCATTCGTCAGGGGCAGCCGGCCTTTCACCCCAATGCCACCCAATATACCCTTAATTTGGGGTCGGAACTGCTGGGTGTTTGGCGGCAAAGCCATTTGAACGATCAAAGCATTTTTTGCGTGTTCAACCTGACGGGCGAAGCGCAGGACCTTGACCTGTCGCGCATCAACCTGATCATGAATGAAGGCTGGCAGGACCTGATTTCGGGTAAAGTGATACCTGATTATGATGGCATCATGACGCTGGCACCCTATCAGATTGTCTGGATTTCCAACCTAGATGGTCGTCACCGTACGGAAAGCCGGTTGTTGCAGCGTTACCGTGACGCAATGCCGGTATAA
- the coaA gene encoding type I pantothenate kinase codes for MTLSPAALYPDRYALFDRDKWQTLGEDTAFHLSTEDLDGLRGLNDTTDTTDLAEIFAPLVHLIRTHRDHLTSLKTGMGNLLGTAPRKAPYIIGVAGSVAVGKSTFCRVLRQMLAQSFGTDGRVDLMCTDGFLWPLADLEERGLLSRKGFPESYDRRTLLETLERIKDGAERVEIPVYSHVTYDIDPDRKQIINSPDILIVEGLNVLEISTTGNPAASTHAGDYFDFTLYLDADETDIRTWYIHRFLTLKNSVFQTPESYFHRYAHLNDDEARTLAGEIWANINAKVLEEHVAPSRFRADAILRKGKGHRVETVAVRKP; via the coding sequence ATGACCCTTTCCCCGGCAGCCCTTTATCCTGATCGCTACGCCCTGTTTGACCGGGATAAATGGCAGACATTGGGGGAAGACACCGCCTTTCACCTCAGCACCGAGGATCTTGACGGCCTGCGTGGTCTGAACGACACCACCGATACCACCGACCTTGCCGAGATTTTCGCCCCCCTTGTGCATTTGATCCGCACCCATCGCGACCATTTGACCAGCCTTAAAACCGGTATGGGCAACCTTTTGGGCACGGCCCCGCGCAAGGCCCCCTATATTATCGGCGTGGCAGGCAGTGTGGCCGTAGGCAAAAGCACCTTTTGCCGTGTGTTGCGCCAGATGCTGGCACAGTCATTTGGCACGGATGGCCGGGTGGACCTGATGTGTACGGACGGGTTTTTATGGCCGCTGGCCGACCTTGAAGAACGCGGCCTTTTATCGCGCAAGGGATTTCCCGAAAGTTACGACCGCCGCACCCTGCTTGAAACGCTTGAGCGCATCAAGGACGGGGCGGAACGTGTCGAAATCCCCGTTTATTCACACGTCACCTATGATATCGACCCGGACCGCAAACAGATCATCAACAGTCCCGATATCCTGATTGTCGAAGGCTTGAACGTGCTTGAAATCAGCACTACGGGCAACCCGGCCGCATCGACCCATGCTGGCGATTATTTTGATTTCACGCTGTATCTTGATGCCGATGAAACCGATATTCGCACCTGGTATATCCACCGTTTTCTGACGCTTAAAAACAGCGTATTCCAAACGCCGGAATCCTATTTCCACCGCTATGCGCATTTAAATGATGACGAAGCCCGCACCCTGGCAGGTGAAATCTGGGCCAACATCAATGCCAAAGTGCTGGAAGAACACGTGGCCCCATCGCGTTTCCGCGCCGATGCCATCTTGCGCAAAGGAAAAGGCCACCGCGTGGAAACCGTTGCCGTGCGCAAACCCTGA
- a CDS encoding HAD-IIB family hydrolase: protein MQHLTGLVVFTDLDGTLLDHDDYSWEAARPALVRLHENDIPVLAISSKTLAELRAINNRHHLFAGLIGENGGAIEIGSDLRQPGPATQTIDDARAAIARAVSIPVASFRTSNADAIATATGLAKTDAALAGDRNCSDPLIWQPSSDDIAIAEKIARDFGLKLVKGGRFYTLCGETDKGRAMQTAISMLQEQQKLPAKRSEITSIALGDSPNDAGMLAHADIAVQIPVKHGPVPQLDLGGKTARLAPAPGPQGWNQSLHAILDELSQTPTAITKAR from the coding sequence ATGCAACATCTGACCGGACTTGTCGTTTTTACCGACCTGGATGGCACCCTTCTGGATCATGACGATTATTCCTGGGAGGCCGCCCGCCCCGCACTTGTGCGGCTGCATGAAAACGACATTCCCGTATTGGCAATATCCTCCAAAACCCTGGCCGAATTGCGCGCCATAAATAACCGGCACCATCTGTTTGCTGGGTTAATTGGTGAAAATGGCGGCGCCATTGAAATTGGCAGCGACCTGCGCCAGCCCGGCCCCGCCACCCAAACCATCGATGATGCGCGCGCAGCCATTGCCAGGGCTGTTTCCATCCCGGTTGCCAGTTTTCGCACCAGCAACGCCGATGCCATTGCAACCGCCACCGGCCTGGCAAAAACCGACGCAGCCCTTGCCGGTGATCGTAATTGTTCGGACCCGTTAATATGGCAGCCAAGCAGCGATGACATTGCCATTGCCGAAAAAATCGCCCGTGATTTTGGCTTGAAACTGGTGAAAGGCGGCCGGTTTTACACACTGTGCGGCGAAACCGACAAAGGCCGCGCCATGCAAACCGCCATTTCCATGTTGCAGGAACAGCAAAAACTGCCTGCCAAGCGTTCAGAAATTACCAGCATCGCCCTTGGCGATTCCCCCAACGATGCCGGAATGCTGGCCCATGCCGACATTGCGGTTCAAATCCCGGTCAAACACGGACCAGTTCCCCAACTTGACCTGGGCGGAAAAACAGCCCGCCTGGCCCCGGCACCGGGACCACAAGGCTGGAACCAGTCACTTCACGCGATACTCGACGAATTGTCGCAAACGCCAACAGCAATAACAAAAGCGAGGTAA
- a CDS encoding glycosyl transferase, with translation MADFHQGGPITTLHSIIDRDPEELAYEMTAFARSRRQTLILPCLYSELETPAMTTILEGLKKATYLDQIVVGLDRANETQYAYAREFFKDLPQRTRILWNDGPRLRAVHDRLANYDLARYEPGKGRNVWYCMGYTLATGRSSVIGIHDCDIATYTPDLPARLMYPIANPAFNFAFAKGYYARVAGGTLKGRVCRLFVTPLIRALKQVVGKTDFLNYLDCFRYSLSGEIAIRTDVAYGLRVASDWGLEVSMLSEMYRNHTVHRLAQVDIADIYDHKHREFDPAEKDDGLSRMASDIAKSLFRKLATQGTVFSHETFRTLKATYYRTALDLIEQYRADALFNGLKINRDEEEKCVEVLAEVIISAGQHYLDNPLESPFIPSWQRVESAMDDIFEQLSAAVEDDLNDSDIGKSA, from the coding sequence ATGGCCGATTTTCATCAGGGTGGCCCGATTACAACCCTTCATTCCATCATTGATCGTGACCCGGAAGAACTCGCTTATGAAATGACGGCATTTGCCCGATCCCGCCGTCAGACCCTTATTTTGCCGTGCCTGTATTCCGAACTGGAAACACCGGCCATGACCACCATTCTCGAAGGGTTGAAAAAGGCCACATATCTTGACCAGATCGTGGTGGGCCTGGACCGGGCCAATGAAACCCAATACGCCTATGCCCGTGAATTTTTCAAAGACCTGCCGCAACGCACCCGCATCCTCTGGAATGATGGCCCGCGCCTGCGCGCCGTTCATGACCGGCTGGCAAATTACGACCTTGCCCGTTACGAACCCGGCAAGGGCCGCAATGTATGGTATTGCATGGGTTATACACTGGCAACCGGGCGCAGTTCGGTTATTGGTATTCATGATTGCGATATTGCCACCTATACGCCCGACCTGCCGGCACGCCTGATGTACCCTATCGCCAACCCGGCCTTTAATTTCGCCTTTGCCAAGGGTTATTATGCCCGTGTGGCGGGCGGCACGCTGAAGGGCCGTGTTTGCCGCCTGTTTGTCACCCCGCTTATTCGCGCGTTAAAGCAGGTGGTCGGCAAAACCGACTTTTTGAATTATCTGGATTGTTTCCGCTATTCGTTATCGGGCGAAATTGCCATTCGCACCGATGTTGCCTATGGCCTGCGTGTGGCGTCCGACTGGGGGCTGGAAGTTTCGATGCTCTCGGAAATGTATCGTAACCACACCGTCCACCGGCTGGCCCAGGTCGATATCGCCGATATTTACGACCATAAACACCGCGAATTTGACCCTGCCGAAAAGGATGATGGCCTGTCACGCATGGCAAGCGACATTGCCAAATCGCTGTTTCGCAAGCTTGCCACCCAGGGCACGGTTTTCTCGCACGAAACTTTCCGCACGCTAAAAGCCACCTATTACCGCACCGCACTTGACCTGATCGAACAATACCGCGCCGATGCCCTGTTTAACGGCCTTAAAATCAACCGCGACGAAGAAGAAAAATGTGTCGAGGTTCTGGCCGAGGTCATCATCAGTGCCGGACAGCATTACCTGGATAACCCGCTTGAAAGCCCGTTCATCCCAAGCTGGCAGCGCGTCGAAAGTGCGATGGATGACATTTTCGAGCAGCTTTCCGCCGCCGTCGAAGATGACCTGAATGACAGCGACATTGGCAAATCTGCCTGA